In the Flagellimonas sp. MMG031 genome, one interval contains:
- a CDS encoding TlpA disulfide reductase family protein, which translates to MKISKKTVLNIILILFVLSFFVTPIGYYGKIWLNRLFSFSPAVIEETERQQITDYDWRLKDADWNFFNFEKSKGNVVLINFWASWRLPSEAELASIQELYDKYKGQMDFYIITNEEQEPVEAFMEEHGFSFPVTYLIIGEKMPVDASKVPSSYLLDKEGHIVIHEEGISDWSSKKVYQLLDELIAE; encoded by the coding sequence ATGAAAATCAGTAAGAAGACCGTCCTCAATATCATTTTGATTCTCTTTGTCCTGTCATTTTTTGTGACTCCCATTGGATATTATGGGAAAATCTGGTTGAACAGGCTCTTCTCGTTTTCCCCAGCGGTCATTGAGGAAACAGAGCGTCAACAGATTACGGATTACGATTGGCGATTAAAGGATGCTGATTGGAACTTCTTCAATTTTGAAAAATCCAAGGGAAATGTGGTCTTAATCAATTTTTGGGCCTCTTGGCGACTGCCTTCCGAAGCGGAGCTTGCAAGTATTCAGGAATTGTACGACAAATACAAAGGGCAAATGGATTTTTATATCATTACCAATGAAGAGCAAGAACCTGTAGAAGCCTTTATGGAAGAGCATGGATTTTCTTTTCCGGTCACCTATTTGATCATCGGGGAGAAGATGCCGGTGGATGCTAGCAAGGTGCCATCATCCTATCTGCTCGATAAGGAGGGCCATATCGTAATCCATGAAGAAGGCATTTCGGATTGGAGCTCGAAAAAGGTGTACCAGTTATTGGATGAATTGATTGCAGAATGA
- the crtI gene encoding phytoene desaturase family protein: MKKVIVIGSGFSSLSASCYLAKAGYEVDMFEKNDTVGGRARQLIKDGFTFDIGPSWYWMPDIFEKFFADFGKKTSDYYHLDKLNPAYKIFFEDDVITIGDCMESICEEFERIESGSSKHLKQFIGEAQENYDIAINKVVLRPGLSPLELVTKETVLKVDQFFKTISQQVRKRFKNPKLVSTLEFPVLFLGAKPSKTPSFYNFMNFADFGLGTWHPKGGMYEIIKAMKGVAEELGVTIHTNSPVSHILVSEGEVLGIRSKGNNHLADYVVSGADYHHSETLLDKKYRQYSEDYWAKKTYAPSSLLFYIGFDKKLNNIEHHNLFFDTDFEQHAQEIYDHPQWPSNPLFYANFPSVTDASMAPEGMETGFFLVPIAPGLEDTPQLRDQYFDIVMDRFENLTHQSVKNSVIFRESFCVNDFVEQYNSYKGNAYGMANTLRQTAFLRPNLKSSKVKNLFFTGQLTVPGPGVPPSLISGKLVADLIIKDENR, translated from the coding sequence ATGAAAAAAGTTATTGTAATCGGTTCCGGTTTCTCTTCCCTTTCGGCCTCTTGCTACTTGGCAAAGGCGGGATATGAGGTAGACATGTTCGAAAAGAACGACACCGTGGGAGGAAGAGCCCGTCAGCTGATAAAGGATGGATTTACCTTTGATATTGGCCCCAGTTGGTATTGGATGCCCGATATTTTTGAAAAGTTCTTTGCCGATTTTGGCAAAAAGACGTCGGACTACTACCATTTGGACAAATTAAACCCCGCTTACAAAATATTTTTTGAGGATGATGTGATTACCATAGGTGACTGCATGGAAAGCATCTGTGAGGAGTTTGAGCGCATCGAATCGGGCAGCAGCAAGCATTTGAAACAGTTTATAGGTGAGGCTCAGGAAAATTATGACATCGCCATAAACAAAGTGGTGTTGCGTCCCGGGCTATCCCCATTGGAGCTCGTAACCAAGGAAACCGTACTCAAAGTGGACCAATTTTTCAAGACTATAAGTCAACAGGTCAGAAAAAGGTTCAAAAATCCCAAATTGGTGTCCACGTTGGAATTTCCTGTGCTGTTTTTGGGAGCCAAACCCAGTAAGACACCTTCTTTCTATAATTTTATGAATTTTGCCGATTTTGGCCTCGGTACTTGGCATCCCAAAGGAGGGATGTATGAAATCATCAAGGCCATGAAAGGTGTCGCAGAGGAACTTGGAGTAACCATACATACCAACAGTCCCGTCAGCCACATTCTAGTTTCCGAAGGAGAAGTACTGGGCATACGAAGCAAAGGAAACAATCACTTGGCCGATTATGTGGTCAGTGGGGCGGATTATCATCATTCCGAGACCCTCTTGGACAAAAAATACCGACAATATTCGGAGGACTACTGGGCCAAAAAGACCTACGCCCCTTCCTCCCTATTGTTTTACATCGGCTTTGATAAGAAATTGAACAATATCGAGCATCACAACCTGTTCTTTGACACCGATTTTGAGCAGCATGCACAAGAAATATATGACCATCCACAATGGCCGAGCAATCCGCTGTTCTATGCCAATTTCCCCTCGGTAACGGATGCCTCCATGGCCCCGGAAGGCATGGAAACGGGCTTTTTCTTGGTGCCCATCGCTCCGGGCTTGGAAGACACCCCTCAATTACGGGATCAATATTTTGATATTGTGATGGACCGATTTGAAAATTTAACCCATCAATCTGTAAAAAATTCTGTAATTTTTCGGGAAAGTTTTTGCGTAAACGATTTTGTGGAACAGTACAATTCCTATAAAGGAAACGCTTATGGAATGGCCAACACGCTGCGCCAGACCGCTTTTTTAAGACCTAACCTCAAAAGTAGCAAGGTAAAAAACTTGTTCTTTACCGGTCAGTTGACCGTACCCGGACCAGGGGTCCCACCATCCCTGATATCCGGTAAACTGGTGGCTGATTTAATCATTAAAGATGAAAACCGATGA
- a CDS encoding aconitate hydratase, which produces MAFDIDMIKGVYASMGERVEKARELVGKPLTLSEKILYSHLWDGKPEKAFVRGKDYVDFAPDRIACQDATAQMALLQFMQAGKDKVAVPTTVHCDHLIQAKEGAAQDLKHANETSKEVFDFLESVSNKYGIGFWKPGAGIIHQVVLENYAFPGGMMIGTDSHTVNAGGLGMVAIGVGGADAVDVMAGMAWELKFPKLIGVKLTGKLSGWTAPKDVILKVAEILTVKGGTGAIVEYFGPGATSMSCTGKGTICNMGAEIGATTSTFGYDESMERYLRATDRSDVADEANKVKEHLTADPEVYANPEQYFDQVIEINLSELKPLLNGPFTPDLATEVGTMKEKAEKNGWPLAVEWGLIGSCTNSSYEDLSRASSIAQQALDKKLKTKAEFGINPGSEQVRYTTERDGILEIFEKLDAKIFTNACGPCIGQWGRYEDPKNAPKNSIVHSFNRNFAKRADGNPNTHAFVASPEMTAAIAIAGRLDFNPLTDKLINEDGEEVMLDEPTGWELPPKGFEVKENGYLEPVKDGSGVEVIVAEGSERLQLLEPFEPITAKDLQGMKLLIKAFGKCTTDHISMAGPWLRFRGHLDNIANNTLIGAVNAFNQKTNFVKNQLTGEYGGVPDTQREYKKKGIKTIVVGDHNYGEGSSREHAAMQPRHLGVAVVLVKSFARIHETNLKKQGMLALTFVNENDYDLIQEDDTFNFVDVAEFAPDKPLTIEVVHADGSKDTIMANHSYNDAQIKWFNEGSALNLIKKQNA; this is translated from the coding sequence ATGGCATTTGATATAGACATGATAAAGGGTGTCTACGCTTCCATGGGGGAACGCGTGGAAAAGGCCCGTGAATTGGTGGGCAAGCCCCTTACACTTTCAGAAAAAATCTTATACTCCCACCTTTGGGACGGTAAACCGGAAAAAGCCTTTGTTAGAGGCAAGGATTACGTTGACTTTGCCCCCGATAGGATTGCATGTCAAGATGCAACGGCCCAAATGGCCCTGTTGCAATTTATGCAGGCTGGAAAAGACAAGGTGGCAGTTCCTACAACGGTTCACTGTGACCACTTGATCCAAGCCAAGGAAGGTGCCGCACAAGATTTGAAGCATGCCAACGAGACCAGCAAGGAAGTTTTTGATTTTCTGGAGTCTGTATCGAACAAATACGGAATCGGCTTTTGGAAGCCGGGAGCAGGTATCATTCACCAAGTAGTTTTGGAGAACTATGCCTTTCCAGGCGGTATGATGATTGGAACCGACTCACACACCGTAAATGCTGGTGGATTGGGTATGGTGGCCATTGGGGTAGGTGGTGCTGATGCCGTGGATGTTATGGCCGGAATGGCCTGGGAGCTTAAATTCCCTAAATTGATTGGTGTAAAGTTGACCGGAAAATTATCAGGTTGGACCGCACCCAAGGATGTTATCCTTAAAGTAGCCGAAATTCTTACCGTAAAAGGCGGTACGGGTGCCATTGTAGAATATTTTGGCCCTGGAGCTACCTCCATGTCATGTACCGGTAAAGGAACCATTTGTAACATGGGTGCTGAAATTGGTGCTACCACGTCAACCTTTGGTTATGACGAATCCATGGAGCGCTATCTAAGAGCTACCGACAGGTCCGACGTTGCTGACGAAGCCAACAAGGTAAAAGAACATTTGACCGCTGACCCAGAAGTATATGCCAATCCAGAGCAGTATTTTGATCAAGTGATCGAAATCAATCTTTCCGAATTGAAACCATTGCTCAACGGACCATTTACCCCGGATTTGGCCACAGAAGTGGGAACCATGAAGGAAAAGGCAGAGAAAAATGGATGGCCATTGGCCGTGGAGTGGGGATTGATAGGTTCTTGTACCAACTCTTCCTATGAAGATTTATCTCGAGCCTCATCCATTGCACAACAGGCTTTGGACAAAAAACTGAAGACAAAGGCCGAGTTTGGAATCAACCCAGGTTCGGAACAAGTGCGATATACAACGGAGCGGGACGGTATCCTCGAAATCTTTGAAAAACTGGATGCCAAAATCTTCACCAACGCCTGCGGACCATGTATCGGTCAGTGGGGACGTTATGAAGATCCAAAGAACGCACCCAAGAACAGTATCGTACATTCCTTCAACCGAAACTTCGCAAAGCGTGCGGACGGTAACCCAAATACCCACGCATTTGTGGCATCACCAGAGATGACCGCTGCAATTGCCATTGCAGGTCGTTTGGACTTTAACCCTTTGACCGATAAGTTGATCAATGAGGACGGTGAAGAAGTGATGTTGGATGAGCCAACAGGATGGGAATTGCCTCCAAAAGGTTTTGAAGTGAAGGAGAATGGTTATCTAGAGCCCGTTAAGGATGGAAGCGGAGTTGAGGTAATCGTTGCCGAAGGTTCTGAAAGACTACAACTGTTGGAGCCTTTTGAGCCTATCACTGCAAAAGACCTTCAAGGGATGAAGCTGCTGATCAAGGCCTTTGGAAAATGTACCACGGACCACATTTCCATGGCGGGACCATGGTTGCGCTTTAGAGGACATTTGGACAATATTGCCAACAATACCTTAATTGGAGCAGTCAATGCCTTCAACCAAAAAACAAACTTTGTCAAGAACCAATTGACAGGGGAGTACGGTGGAGTTCCAGATACCCAGCGCGAGTACAAAAAGAAAGGTATCAAGACCATTGTTGTGGGAGACCATAACTACGGTGAAGGTTCTTCCCGTGAGCATGCGGCTATGCAACCCAGACATTTGGGCGTAGCTGTGGTTTTGGTGAAATCCTTTGCAAGGATTCACGAGACCAACTTGAAAAAACAAGGAATGTTGGCCTTGACCTTCGTCAATGAGAACGATTATGACCTGATCCAAGAAGACGATACTTTCAATTTTGTGGATGTTGCAGAGTTTGCACCGGACAAGCCACTCACCATTGAGGTAGTGCATGCCGATGGTAGCAAAGACACTATTATGGCAAACCATTCTTACAACGATGCACAGATCAAATGGTTCAATGAAGGTTCGGCCTTGAACTTGATCAAAAAACAAAATGCTTAA
- a CDS encoding peptidylprolyl isomerase encodes MTKKSKALSIALLAIVGMVQAQEVDQALSETDSTTNTNRVKLDGIAAVIGDYVILESDIDKTLIDLQNQGASTEDVTRCGLLGKLMEDRLYAHQAVQDSLLVSDDMVNAQSDRQIQQLTQQIGSVEKMLSYYKKSDMESFREELFEINKLRMLSEKMQGKIVEEIEVTPEEVRQFFYKIPEDERPVFGAELEIAQIVKQPEAPEEEKQKVINQLKEIRQDVLENDASFNVKAILYSQDPGSKSKGGFYSMTKETPFVKEFKDVAFSLREGEISEPFETIFGYHIIYIEKIRGQELDLRHILMIPDIPKSAIDKAVKELDSIRQQVLDGKYTFAEAALNFSDEKETKFDGGLLRNPINFDSRFELTKMDPTLYNQVRNLKDGEISRPIREDDPRGGPPKFKIMKISNRYDEHEADFAKDYMKIQELALREKQFKAIKEWMDEHIEDTYIHVDPDNRDCDFANNWVKE; translated from the coding sequence ATGACAAAGAAAAGTAAGGCACTTTCCATCGCACTCTTAGCGATTGTTGGAATGGTGCAGGCACAGGAAGTGGACCAAGCTTTGAGCGAGACAGATTCCACCACTAATACCAACCGGGTTAAATTGGACGGTATCGCTGCCGTCATTGGCGATTATGTGATCCTGGAATCGGATATCGACAAGACCTTGATCGATTTGCAGAACCAAGGAGCGTCCACAGAAGACGTAACCCGCTGCGGATTATTGGGCAAACTTATGGAGGACCGGTTGTATGCGCATCAAGCGGTGCAGGACAGTTTGTTAGTCTCCGACGATATGGTGAATGCCCAAAGTGATCGTCAAATCCAGCAACTGACCCAACAGATCGGTAGTGTGGAGAAGATGCTGAGCTACTACAAAAAATCGGATATGGAAAGTTTCCGTGAAGAGCTGTTTGAAATCAACAAACTGCGGATGCTTTCAGAAAAGATGCAGGGAAAAATTGTCGAGGAAATTGAAGTGACCCCTGAGGAGGTGCGTCAGTTCTTCTATAAAATTCCTGAAGATGAGCGCCCAGTATTTGGAGCGGAATTGGAAATTGCCCAGATTGTAAAACAACCGGAAGCCCCTGAAGAGGAAAAGCAAAAGGTCATCAACCAACTGAAGGAAATCCGTCAAGATGTGTTGGAGAACGATGCCAGTTTTAATGTGAAGGCTATTTTGTACTCACAAGACCCAGGGTCAAAATCAAAAGGTGGGTTTTACAGTATGACCAAGGAAACTCCTTTTGTAAAAGAATTCAAGGATGTTGCCTTCAGCCTTAGGGAAGGGGAAATTTCAGAGCCTTTTGAAACCATTTTTGGTTACCACATTATTTATATTGAAAAAATTAGGGGTCAGGAACTGGATTTAAGACATATCTTGATGATTCCAGATATTCCCAAAAGTGCCATTGACAAAGCAGTAAAAGAACTGGACAGCATCCGTCAGCAGGTTTTGGATGGGAAATATACGTTCGCAGAAGCTGCATTGAACTTTTCCGATGAAAAAGAGACCAAGTTCGATGGTGGTTTGCTCCGAAACCCAATCAACTTCGACTCCCGTTTTGAACTGACCAAAATGGACCCGACCCTTTACAATCAGGTGCGAAACCTGAAAGACGGGGAAATTTCAAGGCCTATTCGCGAGGATGACCCAAGAGGGGGACCTCCAAAGTTCAAGATCATGAAGATTTCCAACCGCTATGATGAACATGAGGCCGATTTTGCGAAAGATTATATGAAGATACAGGAATTGGCTCTTCGCGAGAAACAATTCAAGGCCATTAAGGAGTGGATGGACGAACATATCGAAGACACCTATATTCACGTTGACCCAGACAATAGGGACTGTGATTTTGCGAACAACTGGGTAAAGGAATAA
- a CDS encoding peptidyl-prolyl cis-trans isomerase has product MLKLQKNRFFLLCCFVALLVSSCEGMFNKEEEKEPLARVGDTYLYKEDIASLIRDDMTAEDSTIFVTNYINNWASKQLLLDKSKINLPEEKLREFDRLVSDYRSDLYTRAYIEALVLQSQDTAVTKNQLQEFYDREKENFKLNEKLVQLRFVGMSEQFLDRDGVEQKIKNWDEADKRYLDSIAVQFKKIHFNDSIWVSASRVIEEIPPLTQANEESHLKKSQFFELQDSLEVYLGWVTNVLEVNETAPFDYVEPDIRQLILNRRRLNYVKKLETEIIDEAIKKNEFEVYDKEK; this is encoded by the coding sequence ATGCTTAAGCTCCAAAAAAATAGGTTCTTCCTACTATGCTGTTTTGTGGCGCTATTGGTTTCCTCCTGCGAGGGAATGTTCAATAAGGAAGAGGAAAAGGAACCCTTGGCTCGGGTAGGCGACACCTATCTTTACAAGGAAGATATCGCGTCTTTGATACGAGATGACATGACCGCCGAGGATAGCACCATTTTCGTAACCAATTACATCAACAATTGGGCGTCGAAGCAATTACTGCTCGATAAATCCAAGATCAATCTGCCCGAAGAAAAGCTGAGGGAATTTGACCGTTTGGTCTCGGATTACAGATCGGACCTTTACACACGTGCCTACATTGAGGCTTTGGTGCTCCAATCCCAAGATACCGCGGTCACCAAAAACCAGCTGCAAGAATTTTACGATAGGGAAAAGGAAAATTTCAAACTGAACGAGAAATTGGTGCAGTTGCGTTTTGTGGGCATGTCCGAACAATTTCTGGACCGCGATGGGGTAGAGCAAAAAATCAAGAATTGGGACGAGGCTGACAAACGGTATTTGGATTCCATAGCCGTCCAATTCAAAAAAATCCATTTTAACGACTCCATTTGGGTAAGTGCCAGTCGGGTAATAGAGGAAATACCCCCATTGACGCAGGCAAATGAGGAATCCCACTTAAAAAAATCACAATTTTTTGAGCTACAAGACTCGTTAGAGGTATATTTGGGCTGGGTGACCAACGTTCTGGAAGTCAATGAAACAGCCCCATTCGATTATGTGGAACCGGACATAAGGCAATTGATACTCAACCGGAGACGTTTGAATTATGTAAAAAAACTAGAAACCGAAATAATAGATGAAGCTATCAAGAAGAATGAATTTGAGGTTTATGACAAAGAAAAGTAA
- a CDS encoding TlpA disulfide reductase family protein, translating to MKITKEQVGNIIWIVAILLILFTPVGFHVRVWANKAMAAIVSPSTVEESERSVLEDYTWNWVDLEGKPANLQSKKGKVILINVWATWCPPCVAELPGFATLYADYKDKVEFAFVANDDQEKVLTFLEKKGYDLPVYFQVSATPKALESGSIPVTYIIDKKGDLVVDKTGAANWNSDKVRNLLDQLLAQ from the coding sequence ATGAAAATCACAAAAGAACAGGTCGGCAATATTATTTGGATTGTAGCGATATTGCTCATTCTTTTTACCCCAGTAGGATTTCATGTGCGCGTGTGGGCCAACAAAGCCATGGCAGCGATTGTCAGTCCAAGCACGGTGGAAGAATCAGAGCGTTCAGTTTTGGAGGATTATACTTGGAACTGGGTGGATTTGGAAGGCAAACCAGCCAATCTTCAATCCAAAAAAGGCAAAGTGATCTTGATCAACGTTTGGGCCACTTGGTGCCCGCCCTGTGTGGCTGAGCTACCTGGGTTTGCCACACTATATGCAGACTATAAGGATAAGGTCGAATTTGCCTTTGTCGCCAATGACGACCAAGAAAAAGTGCTGACTTTTTTGGAGAAAAAGGGCTATGATCTACCTGTTTATTTTCAGGTATCCGCAACACCAAAAGCGTTGGAGAGCGGAAGCATCCCTGTTACCTACATCATAGATAAAAAAGGCGATTTGGTGGTGGACAAAACAGGTGCCGCTAACTGGAATTCGGACAAGGTCCGCAATCTTTTGGACCAACTGTTGGCCCAATAA
- a CDS encoding sterol desaturase family protein, with translation MKVALWILIFLATFCFMEFMAWFTHKYVMHGFLWSLHKDHHRKDHDSWFERNDAFFIFYAVVSMSLFYLGSATSFWYGWPLGFGILAYGIAYFMVHDIFIHQRFKMFRNANNWYARGVRRAHKIHHKHLGKEDGECFGMLVVPFKYFKKK, from the coding sequence ATGAAAGTAGCACTTTGGATATTGATATTTTTGGCAACTTTTTGCTTTATGGAATTTATGGCATGGTTTACCCACAAGTATGTGATGCACGGCTTCTTATGGAGCCTTCACAAGGATCATCACAGAAAGGACCATGACTCTTGGTTCGAGCGTAACGATGCCTTTTTTATCTTTTATGCCGTAGTGAGCATGTCCCTGTTTTATCTGGGCAGCGCCACTTCTTTCTGGTATGGTTGGCCGTTGGGCTTCGGCATATTGGCCTATGGAATCGCCTATTTTATGGTACATGATATTTTTATTCACCAACGCTTTAAAATGTTCCGCAATGCCAATAATTGGTATGCCCGTGGAGTCCGCAGGGCGCACAAAATCCATCACAAGCATCTAGGAAAAGAAGATGGGGAATGTTTTGGGATGTTGGTGGTTCCCTTCAAATACTTTAAGAAAAAGTAG
- a CDS encoding phytoene/squalene synthase family protein, with translation MKTIFDNVSYDCSKIVTKSYSTSFSLATKMLAPSIRADIYNIYGFVRFADEIVDTFHDYDKAQLFDAFEKDMERAIADKISLNPILNAFQHTYHKYDIPHHLVESFMKSMRMDLTKKNYETFDEYREYIYGSADVVGLMCLCVFVDGDKEKYERLKESAMALGSAFQKVNFLRDLKADYEDLNRTYFPDTDLLELDEASKRRIVNEIKADFALGYAGIVELPEQAKFGVYTAYRYYKKLLQKLQSTPPLEIKNTRIRVPNYQKFGLLAQSYVNYKLQLVQ, from the coding sequence ATGAAAACTATTTTTGACAACGTCTCGTACGATTGCAGTAAGATCGTAACCAAGTCTTACAGCACTTCCTTTTCCTTGGCCACCAAAATGCTGGCCCCATCGATCAGGGCCGATATTTACAATATTTATGGTTTTGTGCGATTTGCGGATGAAATCGTGGATACTTTTCATGATTACGATAAAGCACAACTGTTCGATGCCTTTGAAAAGGACATGGAGCGGGCCATCGCGGATAAAATCAGCCTAAATCCTATTTTGAACGCATTTCAACATACCTATCACAAATACGACATTCCGCATCATTTGGTGGAGTCCTTTATGAAGAGTATGCGGATGGACCTGACCAAGAAAAACTATGAGACTTTTGATGAATACCGGGAGTACATTTATGGTTCCGCTGATGTAGTCGGCCTAATGTGCCTCTGTGTATTTGTGGATGGGGACAAGGAAAAATATGAAAGATTGAAGGAATCTGCCATGGCCTTGGGCTCAGCTTTCCAAAAGGTAAATTTCCTCAGGGATCTTAAAGCGGATTATGAGGACTTGAACCGCACCTATTTTCCCGACACTGACCTTTTGGAACTCGATGAAGCGTCCAAAAGACGCATTGTCAATGAAATAAAAGCAGATTTTGCCTTAGGTTACGCAGGTATCGTTGAATTGCCGGAACAGGCTAAGTTTGGCGTTTATACTGCATACCGCTATTATAAAAAGCTGTTGCAAAAATTGCAGAGCACTCCACCTTTAGAAATAAAAAATACCAGGATACGTGTGCCCAATTATCAAAAATTCGGACTTTTGGCACAATCTTACGTAAATTATAAACTACAATTGGTACAATGA
- a CDS encoding MoxR family ATPase, protein MSDVVAVENLVKKHQELKKEIAKVIVGQEAVIEQILLSIYTGGHSLLIGVPGLAKTLMVNTIAQTLGLDFKRIQFTPDLMPSDILGSEVLDQNRNFKFIMGPVFGNIILADEINRTPPKTQAALLEAMQERAVTIGGKQYKLNEPYFVLATQNPIEQEGTYPLPEAQLDRFMFAIELKYPSIAEEIQVVKSTTTDDQVTINTLFDAEEIIEVQHLIRRIPVPDNVIDYAVRLVNRTRPGQEDAPDFVKNYIDWGAGPRASQNLVLAAKAHAAIHGKFSPDIEDVKAVSLGILRHRILKNYKAEAEGLTEEKIITELL, encoded by the coding sequence ATGTCTGATGTTGTTGCAGTAGAAAATCTGGTTAAAAAGCATCAAGAGCTAAAAAAGGAAATCGCAAAGGTCATTGTGGGCCAAGAGGCGGTCATCGAACAAATACTCTTGTCCATATACACTGGAGGACATTCCTTGCTGATAGGTGTTCCCGGTCTGGCGAAGACTTTGATGGTCAATACCATAGCGCAGACCTTGGGATTGGATTTCAAAAGGATACAATTTACCCCCGATTTGATGCCCAGTGATATTTTGGGCAGCGAGGTACTCGACCAAAACCGCAACTTCAAATTCATTATGGGTCCTGTGTTCGGGAATATTATCCTTGCGGACGAAATCAACCGGACGCCACCAAAAACACAGGCCGCTTTGTTGGAGGCTATGCAGGAAAGGGCGGTGACCATTGGTGGAAAGCAGTACAAGCTCAATGAGCCCTATTTTGTGCTGGCTACACAGAATCCGATTGAGCAGGAAGGAACCTATCCCTTGCCAGAGGCGCAATTGGACCGTTTTATGTTCGCCATCGAACTCAAATATCCGTCCATAGCGGAGGAAATACAAGTGGTCAAATCCACCACCACCGATGATCAGGTGACCATCAATACACTTTTTGATGCTGAAGAGATCATTGAAGTGCAACATTTGATTCGTCGCATACCAGTACCCGACAATGTTATCGATTATGCCGTTAGGCTGGTGAACAGAACAAGGCCAGGGCAAGAAGACGCACCGGATTTTGTAAAAAACTACATCGATTGGGGCGCTGGGCCAAGGGCTTCACAAAATTTGGTGCTGGCTGCAAAAGCCCATGCCGCCATCCACGGGAAGTTCTCTCCGGACATTGAAGATGTAAAGGCGGTAAGCCTGGGAATCCTTCGTCACCGGATTTTAAAAAACTACAAAGCGGAAGCTGAAGGCCTTACCGAGGAAAAAATTATTACGGAACTGTTGTAA
- a CDS encoding MerR family transcriptional regulator has product MNNVKTSFSIRDMENLSGIKAHTIRIWEKRYNLFSPERTDTNIRTYSLESLQKLLNVTLLYNNGYKISKIAKLGEDNIPVLVNEIIAEKSEKSHALNSFKLAMLNFDQALFLNTYNELKEDKSFTQIFNDVFLPLLNELGLLWQTNTISPAHEHFISNLIKQKIYIHTEQLQFEAPTKKDEVYVLFLPENEIHELGLLYVNYQLALNGYKTVYLGQTMPVESLEDLLKYYTNIRFVSYFTVSPTKDEIDTYFKRFGEVLKKSPGSKLWVLGHQIQEFDDDSVKDPIIIFKSINQLLDSI; this is encoded by the coding sequence ATGAACAACGTAAAAACTTCCTTCAGCATTCGGGATATGGAGAACCTTTCGGGAATCAAGGCGCATACCATTCGGATTTGGGAAAAGAGATACAACTTGTTCAGCCCAGAACGAACGGACACCAACATTCGCACCTACAGTTTGGAGAGTCTGCAAAAACTGCTGAACGTCACATTGCTCTATAACAACGGTTACAAGATTTCCAAGATTGCCAAATTGGGAGAAGATAACATCCCGGTTTTGGTCAATGAAATCATCGCTGAAAAAAGCGAAAAGAGCCATGCGCTGAACTCCTTTAAGTTGGCGATGCTCAATTTTGATCAGGCGCTCTTCCTGAATACCTATAATGAGCTTAAGGAAGATAAATCATTCACACAGATCTTTAACGATGTCTTTTTACCATTGTTGAACGAACTTGGGCTTTTGTGGCAGACCAATACCATCAGTCCTGCCCACGAACATTTTATTTCCAACTTGATCAAACAAAAAATCTATATCCATACCGAGCAGCTGCAATTCGAGGCACCCACGAAAAAGGACGAGGTGTATGTGCTCTTCCTCCCAGAAAATGAAATCCATGAGTTGGGGCTCTTATACGTAAACTACCAATTGGCCTTAAATGGCTACAAAACGGTTTATCTGGGCCAGACCATGCCTGTGGAAAGTTTGGAAGACCTGCTCAAATATTACACGAACATCCGATTTGTTTCCTATTTTACCGTATCGCCGACCAAGGATGAAATCGACACCTATTTTAAGCGCTTTGGCGAAGTCCTTAAGAAGTCCCCAGGTTCCAAACTGTGGGTACTTGGTCATCAAATCCAAGAATTTGACGACGATTCCGTTAAGGACCCCATAATCATATTCAAATCCATCAACCAACTGTTAGATTCGATTTAA